One stretch of Armigeres subalbatus isolate Guangzhou_Male chromosome 2, GZ_Asu_2, whole genome shotgun sequence DNA includes these proteins:
- the LOC134213023 gene encoding N6-adenosine-methyltransferase non-catalytic subunit, which translates to MGDVFKSLREKSQKRKKLLAQTLGVSSVEDLKHVLGTAEDTPINKSQRYDDEEASSSKKSQSEGMVYRDSSTFLKGTQSSNPHNDYCQHFVDTGQRPQNFIRDVGLADRFEEYPKLRELIRLKDELISETATPPMYLRADLKSFDLKALGTKFDVILIEPPLEEYARGGAAVAAGAPRNFWSWDEILALDIGEVAAHRSFVFLWCGSSEGLDMGRNCLRKWGFRRCEDICWIRTNIDSPGHSKILEPKAVFQRTKEHCLMGIKGTVRRSTDGDFIHANVDIDLIISEEAEFGSLEKPIEIFHIIEHFCLGRRRLHIFGRDSTIRPGWVTIGPELTNSNFNSELYAGSFEENPTTGCTERIEALRPKSPPANGKVLRGRGRGFPRLRGRSRV; encoded by the exons ATGGGGGATGTATTCAAATCCCTCCGTGAAAAGTCACAAAAGCGCAAGAAACTGTTGGCCCAAACG TTGGGAGTTTCGAGCGTGGAAGATTTGAAGCATGTTCTTGGAACTGCGGAGGACACACCGATCAATAAATCGCAACGCTATGATGATGAAGAAGCCAGTTCTTCCAAAAAGTCTCAATCTGAGGGAATGGTCTACCGGGATTCTTCTACCTTTTTGAAG GGAACGCAATCATCAAATCCCCACAACGATTACTGTCAACATTTTGTGGATACCGGTCAGCGTCCGCAGAATTTTATTCGGGACGTCGGTTTGGCTGACCGCTTTGAAGAGTATCCGAAGCTGCGGGAATTAATTCGATTGAAGGATGAACTTATCTCGGAAACTGCCACGCCTCCAATGTACTTGAGAGCTGATCTTAAGAGCTTCGATCTAAAAGCTCTTGGTACAAAGTTTGATGTAATTCTTATCGAACCGCCCCTGGAGGAGTATGCTCGCGGTGGAGCAGCTGTTGCTGCCGGAGCCCCGCGGAATTTCTGGTCCTGGGACGAAATTCTGGCGTTGGACATTGGTGAAGTGGCAGCGCATAgaagttttgtatttttatggTGCGGTAGTTCCGAAGGATTGGATATGGGTCGAAATTGTCTTCGTAAGTGGGGCTTCCGTCGCTGTGAGGACATTTGCTGGATACGAACCAACATCGATTCCCCAGGTCACTCGAAAATTCTTGAGCCCAAAGCGGTTTTCCAACGCACTAAGGAGCACTGCCTAATGGGTATCAAGGGAACAGTTCGGCGCTCCACGGATGGTGATTTCATACATGCCAATGTGGATATTGATCTGATCATTTCGGAAGAAGCCGAGTTCGGTAGCCTTGAAAAGCCAATCGAGATTTTCCACATCATCGAGCATTTCTGTCTGGGACGTCGCCGTTTGCACATATTCGGCCGGGATTCGACCATCCGTCCCGGATGGGTAACCATCGGACCAGAATTGACAAATTCGAACTTCAACAGCGAATTGTATGCGGGATCCTTCGAGGAGAATCCCACGACCGGGTGCACGGAACGGATCGAAGCATTGAGACCGAAAAGTCCCCCGGCGAACGGGAAAGTACTACGAGGACGTGGCAGAGGATTTCCCCGTCTTCGCGGTCGGAGTCGGGTGTGA